CGCACTACGCGATTTACTATTCCATAAAAGCTGCCACGAGCAATAGATCCGCTGAACATAGCAAAGAGTAAAAACTATTATGAGTCATTCTTCTTCAATTATTCGTCGAGTTTCAAAACAGATCATGGTTGGTAATGTACCCGTTGGAGGTAATGCACCGATCTCTGTGCAGTCTATGACAAATACATTAACCACCGATGTAGCTGCAACTGTTGCGCAAATTAAGCGCTTAGAGGCGGTCGGTGCAGATATTGTTCGCATCTCCATTCCTACTATGAATGCAGCAGAGGCATTTAAAGAGATTAAAGCGCAAACCAATATTGCATTGGTGGCTGATATTCACTTTGATTATCGCATTGCTTTAAAGGTTGCTGAATATGGCGTCGATTGTTTACGGATTAATCCGGGTAATATAGGTAATGAGCAGCGCATCCGCAGTGTTGTTGATTGTGCTCGTGATAAAAACATACCTATTCGTATCGGTGTCAATGGTGGCTCATTAGAAGCTGATATCCAAGAAAAATATGGCGAGCCAACAGCACAAGCATTAGTTGACTCAGCGCTACGCCATGTGGATATTTTGGATCGCCTTAATTTTGATCAATTCAAAGTGAGCGTTAAAGCATCCGATGCATTATTAGCGGTTGAATCGTATCAGCTGCTCGCAAAACAAATTATTCAGCCATTACATTTAGGAATTACCGAAGCTGGCGGATTACGTAGTGGGTCAGTGAAATCAGCGGTAGGTCTAGGAATGTTACTGGCACAGGGGATTGGTGATACTTTGCGTGTTTCTTTAGCTGCTGATCCTGTTGAAGAAATCAAAGTCGGTTTTGATATTTTAAAATCACTGCGTATTCGTAGTCGTGGTATTAATTTTATCGCATGCCCAACCTGTTCCCGACAAGAATTTGATGTCATTGCAACGGTAAATGCACTGGAACAGCGCTTAGAAGATATTATTACTCCTATTGATGTTTCTATCATTGGTTGTGTTGTCAATGGACCTGGTGAAGCTTTAATTTCAGATTTAGGTATCACAGGTGGTAAAAATAAGAGCGGGTTTTACGAAGATGGTGTGCGTCAACGCGATCGATTTGATAACGACAAAGTCATTGAACAGCTTGAAGCGAAGATTAGAGCGCGGGTAAGCCGCTTAGATCCTAATCAGCTTATTGCTAAAGGTTAGTCGTTACCTAAACGTGAGTTTGACCGTTAACGTCTATAAATAAAAATGGCAGCTTTCTACAAGTTGCCGTTTTTGTATGCCACAGAGAAATATACCCGGGCTACTTCAAGGGGCCAAGTTTACAAGAATGCCCATCATATTATGTAGATTGGTATTACCCTCAAAAAATGACGACCAATTACCTCATGTTGTACTTTGATCTGCTATTTGAACTGGTAGCTGAGCAAGCACCTTGAGGTGGCATGGGGAAAAATAGATAGAAAATTCGCATTAAACAATAAGTTTCTATCATTTTTTTATCGTTAAATTTGTTGTTTTTAATCATTTTTTGTCGTCTTTTGTACTAGATCGGATAAAAGTATTTTTAATTTTACGGCGGATAAGTTAATGTTCTGACCAATTTTAATTTACTTTATTCATGAGGAAAGAATGGAATCTATTCAAAATCACGTGAGTGCACTCGTTAGTAGTGCGGATACCCTATTTATTTTACTAGGGGCAATCATGGTTTTCGCCATGCATGCTGGCTTTGCATTTTTAGAGGTGGGGACTGTTCGCCATAAAAACCAAGTTAATGCATTAGTAAAAATCATGTCAGATTTTGGCGTCTCTGCCTTGGTGTATTTTTTCTTTGGTTACTGGTTGGCCTATGGGGTAACTTTCTTTGATAGTGCATCTGTACTGGCGCAAAACAATGGTTATGAGTTAGTTAAGTTTTTCTTTTTAATGACATTTGCCGCTGCTATACCGGCAATTATTTCTGGTGGAGTTGCTGAGCGAGCCAAATTTAACCCGATGTTAATTGCTGCAGCACTCTGTGTTGGCATTGTATATCCATTATTCGAAGGTTTGATTTGGAATGGGAATTGGGGATTTCAAGCTTGGTTAGAAAGTAGTTTTGGTGCCGCTTTCCATGATTTTGCTGGCTCAATTGTTGTTCACGCTGTAGGTGGATGGATTGCTTTCGCTGCTATTATTGTTTTAGGTAGCCGTAATGGTCGTTATCGTGGTGGTAAAGTCGTTGCATTTGCACCTTCTAATATCCCATTACTAGCATTAGGCGCTTGGATCCTCTCTGTCGGTTGGTTTGGCTTCAATGTGATGTCAGCACAGGCCATCGAAGGTATTAGTGGTTTAGTTGCCATGAACTCATTAATGGCGATGGTTGGGGGAATAATTAGTTCTTTGGTTATTGGTAAAAAAGACCCCGGTTTTATTCATAATGGCCCCTTGGCGGGATTAGTCGCTGTTTGCGCAGGATCTGATATTATGCATCCTATTGGTGCGCTAATGACTGGGCTTATTGCCGGCGGCCTATTTGTTTGGCTATTTACCTATGTACAAAATAAATTTGCCCAGTTTGATGATGTGCTAGGTGTCTGGCCATTACACGGTGTTTGTGGCTTATGGGGCGGCATCGCTGCGGGTATTTTCGGTTTAGAAAGTTTTGGTGGTATCGGGGGCGTGAGCTTCATAAGCCAGTTGCTTGGGTCGATTGTTGGTGTCCTATTTGCGGTAGTTGGCGGTTTTGTCGTCTATAAATTAGTCAATCAATTCGCGCCGCTACGTATGTCTGAAGAAGAAGAGTTTAACGGCGCCGACCTTTCTGTCCACCAAATCGGTGCAACAAATTTAAATAATAACTAAGTTGGTTTTACTTAATCAAAAGAAAGGGCAACAGCGTAATCTGTATGCCCTTTTTTTATTTTTAATAAGATATTGAGTCATTTAATTAAGAGGTAAGTATGCAAGTATTTGAAGTTAAGCACCCATTAATTCAACACAAATTAGGTTTAATGCGTAAGGGGGATATCAGTACTAAACATTTTCGTGAATTAGCACGCGAAGTTGCCAGCTTACTGACCTATGAGGCAACCAAAAATCTTGAGTTGGAAACCGTTACTATTGATGGTTGGGACGGAGAGATTGAAGTACAACAAATTCAAGGTAAGAAGGCAACGGTCGTGCCGATTTTACGCGCTGGTTTAGGCATGATGGATGGTGTGTTAGAGCATATGCCAAGTGCCAAGGTGAGTGTGGTTGGAATTTACCGTGATGAAGAGACGCTTGAACCTGTCCCTTACTTTCAAAAATTGGTGGGACAGATAGAAGATCGTTTGGCATTAGTCGTCGATCCGATGTTAGCAACAGGTGGCTCGATGATTTCTACATTAGATTTATTGAAAGCGAACGGTTGTAATAACATTAAAGTTTTAGTCTTGGTTGCTGCACCGGAAGGTTTAAAGGCATTAGAGGCTGCACATCCCGATGTGGAGTTATACACTGCTTCAATTGACGACCACTTGAATAAGAAGGGATATATTGTTCCTGGTTTAGGTGATGCGGGCGATAAAATTTTTGGTACTAAATAATAAAAGAGTTTATAACTCTATTGGAGAAAAGTATGTCGGCTAATTCCACCAATGAATTGGAAGAGACGTTGGATGTTCCCGTTGAAGATATTACAAAAAATTTAAGTGTGTTTAAGCAAATTCTCGCTGGTTCACAGATGCTTTTTGTCGCCTTTGGTGCATTGGTGTTGATGCCATTAATCACTGGCCTTGATGCTAATGTCGCACTTTTTACGGCGGGTATCGGTACGCTATTATTTCACATTGTCACTAAAGGTCAGGTGCCTATATTTTTGGCTTCTTCTTTCGCCTTTATTGCACCGATAGCGTTCGGTATACAAACATGGGGTATTCCTGCGACCATGTCCGGTCTATTTGCAGCCGGTGTTGTTTACATGTTAATGGCATATGCGGTTAAGTTGCGCGGTGTGGACTTTATCCATCGTCTATTACCACCCGTCGTCGTTGGACCTGTTATCATGGTTATTGGCTTAGGGCTGGCGCCGCTTGCTGTAAATATGGCATTGGGTAAATCTGGCGATGGCAGTATTGTGTTAGTTGAGCAAAATACGGCGATGATTATTTCGCTCGCTTCGTTATTAACAACATTACTGATTTCCACCATGGCGAAGGGGATTTTCAAATTGATCCCTATCTTCGCAGGGGTTATTGTCGGTTATCTATTATCATTTTTGCTGGGGATTATTGATTTCTCTCCGATTGTTAATGCGCCATGGTTTAGTATGCCTAATTTTGTCGCGCCAGAGTGGAATTGGCATGCGGTCTTATTTTTAATTCCCGTTGCGATTGCGCCTGCTGTTGAGCACGTAGGGGATATTCTTGCTATTAGCAATGTGACGAGAAAAGATTTTCTACA
This window of the Psychromonas sp. MME1 genome carries:
- the ispG gene encoding flavodoxin-dependent (E)-4-hydroxy-3-methylbut-2-enyl-diphosphate synthase, which gives rise to MSHSSSIIRRVSKQIMVGNVPVGGNAPISVQSMTNTLTTDVAATVAQIKRLEAVGADIVRISIPTMNAAEAFKEIKAQTNIALVADIHFDYRIALKVAEYGVDCLRINPGNIGNEQRIRSVVDCARDKNIPIRIGVNGGSLEADIQEKYGEPTAQALVDSALRHVDILDRLNFDQFKVSVKASDALLAVESYQLLAKQIIQPLHLGITEAGGLRSGSVKSAVGLGMLLAQGIGDTLRVSLAADPVEEIKVGFDILKSLRIRSRGINFIACPTCSRQEFDVIATVNALEQRLEDIITPIDVSIIGCVVNGPGEALISDLGITGGKNKSGFYEDGVRQRDRFDNDKVIEQLEAKIRARVSRLDPNQLIAKG
- a CDS encoding ammonium transporter — translated: MESIQNHVSALVSSADTLFILLGAIMVFAMHAGFAFLEVGTVRHKNQVNALVKIMSDFGVSALVYFFFGYWLAYGVTFFDSASVLAQNNGYELVKFFFLMTFAAAIPAIISGGVAERAKFNPMLIAAALCVGIVYPLFEGLIWNGNWGFQAWLESSFGAAFHDFAGSIVVHAVGGWIAFAAIIVLGSRNGRYRGGKVVAFAPSNIPLLALGAWILSVGWFGFNVMSAQAIEGISGLVAMNSLMAMVGGIISSLVIGKKDPGFIHNGPLAGLVAVCAGSDIMHPIGALMTGLIAGGLFVWLFTYVQNKFAQFDDVLGVWPLHGVCGLWGGIAAGIFGLESFGGIGGVSFISQLLGSIVGVLFAVVGGFVVYKLVNQFAPLRMSEEEEFNGADLSVHQIGATNLNNN
- the upp gene encoding uracil phosphoribosyltransferase translates to MQVFEVKHPLIQHKLGLMRKGDISTKHFRELAREVASLLTYEATKNLELETVTIDGWDGEIEVQQIQGKKATVVPILRAGLGMMDGVLEHMPSAKVSVVGIYRDEETLEPVPYFQKLVGQIEDRLALVVDPMLATGGSMISTLDLLKANGCNNIKVLVLVAAPEGLKALEAAHPDVELYTASIDDHLNKKGYIVPGLGDAGDKIFGTK
- a CDS encoding uracil-xanthine permease family protein gives rise to the protein MSANSTNELEETLDVPVEDITKNLSVFKQILAGSQMLFVAFGALVLMPLITGLDANVALFTAGIGTLLFHIVTKGQVPIFLASSFAFIAPIAFGIQTWGIPATMSGLFAAGVVYMLMAYAVKLRGVDFIHRLLPPVVVGPVIMVIGLGLAPLAVNMALGKSGDGSIVLVEQNTAMIISLASLLTTLLISTMAKGIFKLIPIFAGVIVGYLLSFLLGIIDFSPIVNAPWFSMPNFVAPEWNWHAVLFLIPVAIAPAVEHVGDILAISNVTRKDFLQKPGLHRTLFGDGLATSAASLFGGPPNTTYSEVTGAVMLTRNFNPKIMIWAAVIAICLAFVGKFGVILQTIPTAVMGGIMILLFGTIASVGLNTLIRHQVDLSHSRNLCIVSVTLVFGIGGMAFGFGNFSLQGVSLCGVVAIALNLLLPKMKS